CCGAACTTCTTTAAAATAGCAGTTGAAAACGGTGCGAGAATCAGCGTTGCACCGGTACTGAAGAAACCGGCCAGCGACATGGCCTCTTTGCTCTTAAAGTAATCCATGTATAAATACGTATTCATGCTTCCAGACAGCAGCATGGAAAGCAGGAGAACGATCGCCGCTCCGATGATGGCGAGCAGGCTGCGGTTATGTACCATGCCTTTTACGGCTTTTGCGAAACT
The sequence above is drawn from the Anaerotignum faecicola genome and encodes:
- a CDS encoding MFS transporter; the encoded protein is SFAKAVKGMVHNRSLLAIIGAAIVLLLSMLLSGSMNTYLYMDYFKSKEAMSLAGFFSTGATLILAPFSTAILKKFGKKEASAASVLFASVIYFILFFVRIQNPWAFCVMIAFGNLGTGLFNLLIWAFITDVIDYQEVQTGSR